One part of the Anopheles coustani chromosome 2, idAnoCousDA_361_x.2, whole genome shotgun sequence genome encodes these proteins:
- the LOC131264493 gene encoding protein Tube-like, translating to MDRNLEVRHMTNLDNVVHILDTSEGWRSFLYQIPKDLNDLSKNEYMLKYDGSIERFLETESAKEKTSPSRLLLEEWSISGKARPTVDHLLVLLVRAKQIRAAEYLTTLLREKPPGRPTDGPGAPIDVRLPEDHHTESLLNGISYPSSTMLQQNVSSVTIDNNRDYYDKLGPTKRVEIENSLSPIADGELHVFSTIKNNARPERIDGKLPRVVEEKSASSSGLPLISALGFQGDEKAPEEAFESSKHQNDRNYQPAENHDEREAPNLSILGSAYWL from the coding sequence ATGGACCGCAACTTGGAAGTCCGACATATGACCAATTTGGATAACGTGGTGCACATTTTGGATACCAGTGAAGGATGGCGCTCGTTTCTCTACCAGATCCCGAAAGACTTGAACGATCTTTCCAAAAACGAGTACATGCTGAAGTACGATGGCTCGATCGAACGCTTTCTcgaaacggaaagtgcaaaGGAGAAAACGTCCCCGTCGAGATTGTTGCTGGAAGAGTGGAGCATATCGGGAAAGGCGCGGCCCACTGTTGACCATTTGCTGGTATTACTTGTGCGTGCGAAGCAAATCCGGGCGGCGGAGTATCTGACAACCTTGCTGCGGGAAAAACCTCCAGGCCGGCCTACCGATGGGCCAGGGGCTCCGATAGACGTGAGACTGCCAGAGGACCACCACACGGAGTCCTTGTTAAACGGTATCAGCTACCCAAGCTCTACCATGCTACAGCAAAATGTGAGTTCAGTAACGATCGATAACAATCGAGACTATTACGACAAGCTCGGGCCGACGAAGCGGGTCGAGATTGAGAATAGCTTATCACCCATCGCGGACGGCGAGTTACACGTCTTTTCAACGATCAAAAACAACGCACGTCCCGAGAGGATCGACGGAAAATTACCACGCGTGGTGGAAGAAAAGTCGGCTTCGTCGAGTGGTTTACCACTGATTTCTGCGCTCGGTTTTCAAGGGGACGAAAAGGCACCAGAGGAAGCCTTTGAGTCGTCTAAGCATCAAAACGACCGAAATTATCAGCCAGCAGAAAACCACGATGAGCGGGAAGCCCCAAACTTATCTATTCTTGGAAGTGCTTATTGGTTATAG